The Hyphomicrobiales bacterium genome has a window encoding:
- a CDS encoding hypothetical protein (Evidence 5 : Unknown function): protein MCCDMHEGWLRFGWAYRSSVESAGILPQRNPEFETKYDSNDQAEY from the coding sequence ATGTGCTGCGATATGCATGAAGGGTGGCTGCGATTTGGCTGGGCTTATCGCTCGTCAGTCGAATCCGCTGGCATTCTGCCGCAGCGGAATCCCGAATTCGAAACGAAATATGACTCGAATGACCAAGCGGAATATTGA
- a CDS encoding Ribbon-helix-helix domain-containing protein translates to MDPNTEDVDSSAPKGPRLRLLTVQGRRRAFKLEDAFWQALEYIARRRKEKLSTYVAQLIGNDSGNATARLRVAAIEWFMREAQAEQPAHAKGRWQRIIDLMAEPAFVIDRHKQIRLFNTPMRNFVASVGAQSQLRFELAAEISRVLMLFDENEQRILSIPCSLEAGQQSWKATVRVTLLERAHGHALLLCVLHPSAQSRPAQGTR, encoded by the coding sequence ATGGATCCGAATACGGAAGACGTCGACAGTTCTGCGCCCAAGGGACCGCGCCTGCGCTTGCTGACCGTGCAGGGGCGGCGGCGCGCCTTCAAGCTCGAAGACGCCTTCTGGCAGGCGCTCGAATATATTGCCAGGCGGCGCAAGGAGAAGCTGTCGACTTATGTCGCCCAGCTCATCGGCAACGATTCCGGCAATGCGACGGCGCGCCTGCGCGTCGCGGCGATCGAGTGGTTCATGCGGGAAGCGCAGGCCGAGCAGCCCGCCCATGCGAAGGGGCGCTGGCAACGCATCATCGACCTGATGGCGGAGCCGGCTTTCGTCATCGACCGGCACAAGCAGATCCGGCTCTTCAACACCCCGATGCGGAATTTCGTCGCCAGTGTCGGCGCCCAGTCCCAGCTCCGTTTCGAGCTCGCCGCCGAAATCAGCCGCGTTCTGATGCTGTTTGACGAGAACGAGCAGCGTATCCTCTCGATCCCTTGCTCGCTCGAAGCAGGGCAGCAATCATGGAAGGCGACCGTCCGCGTCACCTTGCTGGAACGTGCCCACGGCCATGCGCTTCTCCTCTGCGTGCTGCATCCCTCGGCGCAATCAAGGCCGGCACAAGGCACTCGCTGA
- a CDS encoding Membrane fusion protein (MFP) family protein, with product MTSMIGQGGLRSIPGFRAKTKKQVFRTGDRPPRLASQAIKLIGAFLVAGLVWANFSRVEEVTRGSGRVIPSARTQVVQSAEAGIVREILVRQGQRVTQGELLIRLDDTPNAAKAGEAEAQGRALRAQIARLEAETNGPDSAFECPKDIEADAPGVCLNERKLLTARQENARARLDGLQERLEQRKRELGETAAQTQRFTESLALAEKELSIIQPMASRNLVSQLELIRAQRQVVELKGQLTAAKETTAKLEAALREASSQLAEQTSLFRREALAELTAKRAEWSVVQETLRGAEERVRRTDIRSPVDGIVNALAVNTVGAYVNPGERLLDIVPSDGKLLIEARVKPSDIAFIAPGQKALIKVSAYDFYQYGGLTGVVEQVSADSVYDSNLKETFYVVLVRSDETSLKMGKNTHSIIPGMTADVDIVTGEKSILTYLLKPINRARQEALTER from the coding sequence GTGACGTCGATGATCGGCCAAGGCGGTCTGCGATCCATCCCCGGGTTTCGAGCCAAGACGAAGAAGCAGGTTTTTCGGACGGGCGACCGGCCGCCGCGTTTGGCGTCGCAGGCCATCAAGCTGATCGGTGCGTTTCTGGTCGCCGGCCTTGTCTGGGCCAATTTTTCCCGCGTCGAGGAGGTTACCCGCGGCTCCGGGCGCGTCATCCCTTCGGCGCGCACGCAGGTCGTTCAAAGCGCCGAGGCCGGCATCGTGCGGGAAATCCTCGTGCGGCAGGGTCAGCGGGTGACGCAGGGCGAGCTTCTCATCCGGCTCGACGACACGCCCAATGCGGCGAAGGCGGGGGAGGCGGAGGCGCAGGGGCGCGCATTGCGGGCGCAGATCGCGCGTCTCGAAGCGGAGACCAACGGGCCGGATTCCGCCTTCGAATGTCCGAAGGACATCGAGGCTGATGCGCCTGGTGTCTGCCTCAACGAGCGCAAGCTGCTGACGGCCCGGCAGGAGAATGCCCGCGCCCGTCTCGACGGGCTTCAGGAGCGTCTCGAACAGCGCAAGCGCGAGCTGGGCGAGACCGCCGCGCAGACGCAGCGCTTTACCGAGTCTCTCGCTCTGGCGGAAAAGGAGCTCTCGATCATTCAGCCGATGGCGAGCCGCAACCTCGTGTCGCAGCTCGAACTGATCAGGGCGCAGCGGCAGGTGGTCGAGCTGAAAGGCCAGCTGACGGCGGCGAAGGAAACCACGGCCAAGCTGGAGGCGGCGCTCCGCGAGGCCAGTTCGCAGCTTGCCGAGCAGACCTCGCTGTTTCGCCGCGAAGCCCTGGCCGAACTGACGGCCAAGCGCGCCGAATGGTCCGTGGTGCAGGAGACGTTGCGCGGGGCGGAAGAGCGGGTTCGCCGAACCGATATCCGCTCTCCGGTCGATGGCATCGTGAACGCGCTCGCGGTCAACACGGTTGGCGCCTATGTGAATCCCGGAGAGCGCCTGCTCGACATCGTTCCTTCGGACGGAAAGCTGCTGATCGAGGCGCGCGTCAAGCCGTCCGACATCGCCTTCATCGCCCCGGGGCAGAAGGCGCTGATCAAGGTCTCGGCCTATGATTTCTATCAGTATGGCGGGCTTACCGGCGTCGTCGAGCAGGTATCGGCCGACAGCGTCTACGACTCGAACCTGAAAGAGACGTTCTACGTCGTACTTGTCCGCAGCGACGAAACCTCGCTGAAGATGGGCAAGAATACGCACTCCATCATACCGGGCATGACTGCGGACGTGGATATCGTGACCGGCGAGAAGTCGATTCTGACCTATCTGCTCAAGCCGATCAATCGCGCCAGGCAGGAGGCATTGACCGAGCGTTGA
- a CDS encoding hypothetical protein (Evidence 5 : Unknown function), which produces MHNRKMFTLNFDVDDRIARLAGTFMVVAVA; this is translated from the coding sequence TTGCACAATAGGAAGATGTTTACGTTAAATTTCGATGTCGATGATCGAATTGCTCGTCTTGCCGGAACCTTTATGGTAGTTGCGGTAGCTTAG
- a CDS encoding GGDEF domain-containing protein — protein sequence MATSPNKTPKVSAQEGMAGLKIWGGAFAGCAAAIALAYGAAPVLDISLPTWLLAGLTVAAALTLAGTMRAVFKTLGRVDAPAATAERPEADQREGASRTDENRRGQEEAGKSRLDIERLQDIDPVTGLGNRRALQVRTMQEFNRADREGTPLSLLLLEVEGYDALAASWKADVAEALQLHIADTLKSFVRPYDVVARVSPSEFGVLLLGAAGPTAASIARRLKSAVMAQPPLLLGGDMPDIRIFAVERQLKEASFDEVLTRARSTPISDRELI from the coding sequence ATGGCTACCTCTCCCAACAAGACCCCCAAAGTCTCCGCACAGGAGGGAATGGCAGGCCTCAAGATCTGGGGCGGAGCGTTCGCGGGATGCGCAGCGGCCATCGCCCTCGCCTATGGCGCGGCGCCGGTCCTGGACATATCCCTGCCGACCTGGCTGCTCGCCGGGCTGACGGTCGCCGCGGCCCTCACGCTGGCGGGTACGATGCGAGCCGTTTTCAAGACGCTCGGACGCGTCGACGCACCGGCCGCGACCGCCGAGCGGCCTGAGGCCGACCAGCGCGAGGGCGCAAGCCGCACCGACGAAAACAGGAGGGGGCAGGAAGAGGCCGGCAAGTCCCGTCTCGACATCGAACGCTTGCAGGACATCGACCCGGTGACCGGCCTCGGGAACCGGCGCGCGCTGCAGGTCAGGACGATGCAGGAGTTCAACCGAGCGGATCGCGAGGGAACGCCTCTCTCCCTGCTGCTCCTCGAGGTCGAGGGCTACGACGCGCTGGCCGCCTCCTGGAAGGCGGACGTGGCCGAAGCCCTGCAACTGCATATCGCCGACACGCTCAAGAGCTTCGTCAGGCCCTATGATGTCGTCGCGCGCGTCTCTCCTTCGGAGTTCGGCGTTCTCCTGCTCGGCGCCGCCGGGCCGACAGCCGCCAGCATCGCGCGGCGCCTCAAGAGTGCCGTGATGGCGCAGCCCCCGCTGCTGCTGGGAGGCGACATGCCCGATATCCGCATCTTCGCGGTCGAGCGGCAGCTGAAGGAAGCCAGCTTCGATGAAGTTCTGACCCGCGCCCGCAGCACGCCGATCTCCGACCGGGAACTCATCTGA
- a CDS encoding hypothetical protein (Evidence 5 : Unknown function), which yields MQIACVAAFFVLSIPDHRLRNPLAQMRVTPAAALSERSDSPTILAKSVNSEAIHGNGELRNL from the coding sequence ATGCAGATTGCCTGCGTCGCGGCCTTCTTCGTCTTGTCGATCCCTGATCACAGGCTTCGAAACCCGCTCGCTCAGATGAGGGTTACGCCGGCGGCCGCGCTCTCCGAGCGATCGGATAGCCCCACCATCCTTGCGAAGAGCGTGAACTCCGAAGCAATTCACGGAAACGGCGAGCTCCGTAACCTCTGA
- a CDS encoding conserved exported hypothetical protein (Evidence 4 : Unknown function but conserved in other organisms) encodes MSWSGRPLKNLIASCLAILPIALGVACSPATASIAPDQADRNLQAANASVPFFVVASSGGSDILGLAARSSSFAGAVDTVAYRPAAQPSALSWDGTFPWVAEYWKTLGKPSGSQTGRPDRVAPPLRGEVLGSVALAISNAPLTQRWRAALDERADSYFGEECRAARAACTSKLRQRLVEAVAVAQRQDEQEAVRSINAAVNSWLKYRTDSDTYGVPDYWASASEILQRGTGDCKGYAILKMWMLLAAGFERSQIRLQLVKIPATGQDHAVLVVNTKNHQLVLDNIAAVVRDDNQVKEYLPLLSFVENSTFIHGNRKKAI; translated from the coding sequence ATGTCTTGGTCGGGACGACCCCTGAAGAATCTTATCGCGAGCTGCTTGGCGATCTTGCCGATCGCCTTGGGCGTCGCCTGTTCGCCTGCAACGGCCAGCATCGCGCCGGATCAGGCAGATCGCAATCTTCAGGCCGCGAACGCTTCCGTCCCCTTCTTCGTCGTCGCATCGTCCGGCGGGTCCGACATCCTCGGGCTGGCTGCCCGGTCGTCGTCCTTCGCGGGAGCGGTCGACACCGTTGCCTATCGTCCGGCGGCGCAGCCTTCCGCGCTGAGCTGGGACGGCACCTTTCCCTGGGTCGCCGAATACTGGAAGACGCTCGGCAAGCCTTCCGGTTCTCAGACGGGCCGGCCGGACCGCGTTGCTCCGCCGCTGCGCGGGGAGGTTCTGGGCTCGGTCGCGCTGGCCATCTCGAACGCGCCCCTGACGCAGCGCTGGCGGGCGGCGCTCGATGAGCGCGCCGATTCCTATTTCGGCGAGGAGTGCCGCGCGGCGCGGGCCGCCTGCACGTCGAAGCTGCGCCAGCGCCTCGTCGAAGCCGTCGCGGTCGCGCAGCGGCAGGACGAGCAGGAGGCCGTCCGTTCCATCAATGCGGCGGTCAATTCCTGGCTGAAGTATCGCACCGATTCCGACACCTATGGCGTCCCGGATTACTGGGCGTCGGCATCGGAGATCCTGCAGCGCGGCACCGGCGACTGTAAGGGCTACGCCATCCTGAAAATGTGGATGCTGCTCGCTGCCGGTTTCGAGCGTTCGCAGATCCGGCTGCAGCTCGTGAAGATTCCGGCCACTGGGCAGGACCACGCCGTGCTCGTGGTCAACACTAAGAACCACCAGCTCGTTCTGGACAACATCGCCGCGGTCGTGAGGGACGACAATCAGGTGAAGGAATATCTCCCCCTGTTGTCCTTCGTCGAGAACAGCACCTTCATTCACGGCAACAGGAAGAAGGCGATCTGA
- a CDS encoding conserved hypothetical protein (Evidence 4 : Unknown function but conserved in other organisms) translates to MTSPAGPGTSPWLDAPAAIAARTRSGIVEMSRQAEAAVTAPRDPGGFPSPWRLAVSARIARMNDLPNLVDHYLASVSEPALRALADPAEAGRDEREKTVLAFMDKVARETRAVAAEDIAALKAAGVTEADIVRLCELNAFMSYQCRVFAGLAVLKGDAA, encoded by the coding sequence ATGACTTCACCCGCTGGCCCGGGGACGTCTCCCTGGCTCGACGCCCCCGCCGCCATCGCGGCGCGCACCCGCTCCGGCATCGTCGAGATGAGCCGTCAGGCCGAAGCCGCGGTGACGGCGCCGCGCGATCCCGGCGGCTTTCCCTCCCCCTGGCGCCTTGCTGTTTCGGCACGGATCGCCCGAATGAACGATCTGCCGAATCTGGTCGATCATTATCTCGCTTCGGTCTCCGAGCCGGCCTTGCGTGCCCTCGCGGACCCGGCCGAAGCCGGCCGCGACGAGCGGGAAAAAACCGTTCTGGCCTTCATGGACAAGGTCGCGCGCGAGACGCGTGCCGTCGCCGCCGAGGACATCGCGGCGCTCAAGGCGGCCGGCGTCACCGAGGCCGACATCGTGCGGCTCTGCGAACTCAACGCCTTCATGAGCTATCAGTGCCGCGTCTTCGCCGGCCTCGCCGTGCTGAAGGGAGACGCCGCATGA
- a CDS encoding putative peroxidase-related enzyme (Evidence 3 : Putative function from multiple computational evidences): protein MNRVVHRFTRNVPEWQPRVTPVDLAKASPEQLDALKITPSNTKVSDYVLVLAHDPETLAVRSPLFNGIMYDPGGLSRAERELGAIGASVVNRCIYCAAVHAARHAQLSKDTAVTDELFANGEKAKLGPRDQAIFDFSVKLSQSPPAVTEADARQLREAGLSEAEIVDLILSTALFGWANRLMHVLGDPVRADG, encoded by the coding sequence ATGAACCGGGTCGTGCATCGCTTCACGCGCAATGTGCCTGAGTGGCAGCCGCGGGTGACGCCCGTCGATCTCGCCAAGGCGAGCCCCGAGCAGCTCGACGCGCTCAAGATCACGCCGTCGAACACCAAGGTTTCGGATTATGTGCTGGTGCTGGCGCATGACCCCGAGACGCTGGCGGTACGCTCGCCGCTGTTCAACGGGATCATGTACGATCCCGGCGGGTTGAGCCGGGCCGAGCGCGAACTCGGGGCGATCGGCGCCTCGGTCGTCAATCGCTGCATCTATTGCGCCGCCGTGCATGCGGCGCGCCATGCGCAGCTCAGCAAGGACACCGCCGTCACCGACGAACTGTTCGCCAATGGCGAAAAGGCCAAGCTGGGCCCGCGCGACCAGGCGATCTTCGACTTCTCGGTCAAGCTCTCGCAGTCGCCGCCGGCCGTGACGGAAGCGGATGCCCGCCAACTGCGCGAAGCCGGCCTGAGCGAGGCGGAAATCGTCGACCTCATCCTGTCCACGGCATTGTTCGGCTGGGCCAACCGGCTGATGCATGTGCTCGGCGATCCCGTCCGCGCCGACGGCTAG
- a CDS encoding LysR family transcriptional regulator, translated as MSRLKILEAYLQVASLGSVTAAAKHLGVSQPSVSRMIQELERDLGQPLFERAGQRLVLTPKGMVLRDDVERALAGFVNLWERAREVVGEAEPPIRISSVSALAFGLLTDAWKAAGSGSEAPRLAIEVENPDRVQKAVMSGNAQIGATSAPLLHRDLTVEWLGTAPCVLAVPEDDPLARDEGPIDLRALSGRNLIGMSLRRGVPARIRAALNAAGVDVRVKIRTTSTMNVLSFIRAGAGVAVVEPLTLTGNPTPGIRILPLATPIPYCFGAVTARGVAIPDRARELIAAMRTVAQERLDDFTLVPPEEHHDLLASLTEQETRL; from the coding sequence ATGAGCCGCCTCAAGATCCTGGAAGCCTATCTGCAGGTCGCCTCGCTCGGCAGCGTCACCGCGGCGGCCAAGCATCTGGGCGTGTCGCAGCCTTCCGTCAGCCGCATGATCCAGGAACTGGAGCGCGACCTCGGCCAGCCGCTGTTCGAGCGCGCCGGCCAGCGGCTGGTGCTGACGCCGAAGGGCATGGTTCTGCGCGACGACGTCGAGCGCGCGCTGGCCGGCTTCGTGAATCTGTGGGAGCGCGCCCGCGAGGTCGTGGGCGAGGCGGAGCCGCCGATCCGGATCTCGTCAGTCTCCGCCCTGGCCTTCGGCCTGCTGACTGATGCCTGGAAGGCGGCCGGCAGTGGCAGCGAGGCACCGAGGCTGGCGATCGAGGTCGAGAATCCCGACCGCGTGCAGAAGGCGGTGATGTCCGGCAATGCGCAGATCGGCGCGACCAGCGCTCCCCTGCTGCATCGCGACCTCACGGTCGAATGGCTCGGCACCGCGCCCTGCGTCCTGGCCGTGCCGGAGGACGACCCTCTCGCCCGTGACGAAGGGCCGATCGATTTGCGGGCGCTGTCCGGGCGCAATCTGATCGGCATGTCCTTGCGCCGGGGCGTGCCGGCCCGCATCCGCGCCGCCCTCAATGCGGCCGGCGTCGATGTCCGCGTCAAGATCCGCACGACCTCGACGATGAACGTGCTGTCCTTCATCAGGGCCGGCGCCGGCGTCGCCGTCGTCGAGCCCTTGACCCTGACGGGCAACCCCACGCCCGGCATCCGCATCCTGCCGCTGGCGACGCCGATTCCCTACTGCTTCGGCGCGGTGACGGCGCGCGGCGTCGCGATTCCCGACCGGGCCCGCGAGCTGATCGCCGCCATGAGGACGGTCGCGCAGGAGCGGCTCGACGACTTCACCCTGGTTCCCCCCGAGGAGCACCACGATCTCCTCGCCTCGCTCACCGAACAGGAGACGCGGCTGTGA
- a CDS encoding Cation diffusion facilitator CzcD-associated flavoprotein CzcO translates to MTVDANNVPEGLEALNRRIARDLELLTLPAAPWVPERSAEGQPLLDVAIVGAGMAGLAAAAALRNIGLRAVNYDRRPQGYEGPWATTARMETLRSPKTLTGPALGIASLTFRAWFEAQFDADAWEALDKIPRLMWMDYLRWFREVLQLDIRNGHDIAMIRLGPDYATLDIDAATGRQRVLARHVVLATGRDGLGGPSVPEIAQDLPRERWAHSSDENDYAQLRGKRVAVIGAGASAMDSAGTALEAGAARVDLLIRRRDIPRINRGKGMGHPGSVAGYRSLPDDWKWRINSYIAREQVPPPRASVLRVSRYPNAFFRQGISLRSARMDGDEIVVETNAGTMRFDFIIFSTGFKVDWGNRPFLAEIAACARNWSDRGVPADADPGLGAMPDLGPAFEFLPKTPGSCPGLERVHCFCYPAMMSHGTVSGDIPAISDGAERLSQAIAARLFAEDVEMHFERGQAYAEPEIFGDEWVPILPEDASVPV, encoded by the coding sequence GTGACGGTCGATGCGAACAATGTTCCCGAGGGGCTGGAGGCGCTGAACCGCCGCATCGCCCGCGATCTCGAGCTGCTGACCTTGCCGGCGGCGCCCTGGGTGCCCGAGCGCAGTGCCGAAGGACAGCCCCTGCTCGACGTCGCCATCGTCGGCGCCGGCATGGCCGGGCTGGCGGCAGCCGCAGCGCTGCGGAACATCGGCCTGCGTGCCGTCAACTACGACCGCCGGCCGCAAGGCTATGAGGGCCCATGGGCGACCACGGCGCGGATGGAGACGCTGCGCTCGCCGAAAACCCTGACGGGTCCGGCGCTCGGCATCGCCTCGCTGACCTTCCGCGCCTGGTTCGAGGCGCAATTCGATGCGGATGCCTGGGAGGCGCTCGACAAGATTCCGCGGCTGATGTGGATGGATTATCTGCGCTGGTTCCGCGAGGTGCTGCAGCTCGATATCCGCAACGGCCACGACATCGCGATGATCCGGCTGGGCCCGGATTACGCGACGCTGGACATCGATGCTGCGACCGGCCGGCAACGCGTTCTGGCACGCCATGTCGTGCTCGCGACCGGCCGCGACGGGCTCGGCGGCCCCTCCGTGCCCGAGATCGCGCAGGACCTGCCGCGCGAGCGCTGGGCCCATTCCTCGGATGAGAACGACTATGCGCAGCTGCGCGGCAAGCGGGTCGCGGTCATCGGCGCCGGGGCCTCGGCGATGGACAGTGCCGGCACGGCGCTCGAAGCCGGCGCGGCCCGCGTCGATCTGCTGATCCGCCGCCGGGACATTCCGCGCATCAACCGCGGCAAGGGCATGGGCCATCCCGGCTCTGTGGCGGGCTATCGCAGCCTGCCCGACGACTGGAAGTGGCGGATCAACAGCTACATCGCCCGCGAGCAGGTGCCGCCGCCCCGCGCCAGCGTGCTGCGGGTCTCGCGCTATCCGAACGCCTTCTTCCGGCAGGGCATCTCGTTGCGCTCGGCCCGCATGGACGGCGACGAGATCGTGGTGGAGACGAATGCCGGCACCATGCGGTTCGACTTCATCATCTTCTCGACCGGCTTCAAGGTGGACTGGGGCAACCGGCCCTTCCTCGCCGAAATCGCGGCCTGTGCCCGGAACTGGTCGGATCGCGGCGTGCCCGCGGACGCCGATCCCGGCCTCGGCGCCATGCCCGATCTCGGGCCCGCCTTCGAGTTCCTGCCCAAGACGCCGGGCAGTTGCCCCGGCCTCGAAAGGGTGCATTGCTTCTGCTATCCGGCGATGATGTCCCACGGCACGGTCTCGGGCGATATCCCGGCGATCAGCGACGGCGCCGAGCGGCTGTCCCAGGCCATCGCGGCGCGCTTGTTCGCGGAGGACGTCGAGATGCATTTCGAGCGCGGCCAGGCCTATGCCGAGCCGGAGATCTTCGGCGACGAGTGGGTGCCGATCCTGCCCGAAGACGCCTCGGTGCCGGTCTGA
- the dppB gene encoding Di/tripeptide transport system permease protein DppB, producing MLGWLLQRVAQALLVIFVMSLVVFLGLHAVGNPADLLLAPDATQIDRAELVARLGLDRPLWEQYLNFVGSALQGDLGRSFVYNVPAVTLILQRLPATLELAFAAMIFAVIIGVPLGLYAGLYPERLLSKLIQTGSILGFSLPTFWVGLLLIMTFSVSLGWLPASGRGETVRVFGIEWSFLTLNGWRHLLLPAINLSLFKVSLVIRLTRAGVREVLPLDYVRFARAKGLRRGRIVMMHILRNIMIPLVTVLGLELGSTIAFAVVTESIFAWPGSGKLILDSINALDRPVVMAYLLVVVTLFVIINLIVDILYRVLDPRVREEASA from the coding sequence ATGCTCGGGTGGCTGCTCCAGCGCGTCGCACAGGCGCTTCTCGTCATCTTCGTCATGTCGCTCGTGGTGTTCCTCGGGCTGCACGCCGTCGGCAACCCCGCCGACCTTCTGCTGGCGCCGGACGCGACCCAGATCGACCGGGCCGAGCTCGTGGCGCGGCTCGGCCTCGACCGGCCGCTCTGGGAGCAGTACCTGAACTTCGTCGGCAGCGCCCTGCAGGGCGATCTCGGCCGAAGCTTCGTCTACAACGTGCCGGCGGTGACGCTGATCCTGCAGCGCCTGCCGGCGACGCTGGAGCTTGCCTTCGCCGCGATGATCTTCGCCGTCATCATCGGCGTGCCGCTCGGGCTCTATGCCGGGCTCTATCCCGAGCGCCTGCTGTCGAAACTGATCCAGACCGGCAGCATCCTCGGCTTCTCGCTGCCGACCTTCTGGGTCGGGCTCCTGCTGATCATGACCTTCAGCGTCTCGCTCGGCTGGCTGCCGGCGAGCGGGCGCGGCGAGACAGTGCGCGTCTTCGGCATCGAATGGTCGTTCCTGACGTTGAACGGCTGGCGCCATCTGCTGCTGCCGGCGATCAACCTATCGCTGTTCAAGGTCTCGCTGGTGATCCGCCTGACGCGGGCCGGCGTGCGCGAGGTGCTGCCGCTCGACTATGTCCGTTTCGCGCGGGCCAAGGGCCTGCGCCGCGGCCGGATCGTGATGATGCATATCCTGCGCAACATCATGATCCCGCTGGTGACCGTGCTCGGGCTCGAACTCGGCTCGACCATCGCCTTCGCGGTGGTGACCGAGAGCATCTTCGCCTGGCCGGGCTCGGGCAAGCTCATCCTCGACAGCATCAACGCGCTCGATCGGCCGGTGGTGATGGCTTATCTCCTGGTCGTGGTGACGCTCTTCGTCATCATCAACCTCATCGTCGACATTCTCTATCGCGTGCTCGATCCACGCGTCCGCGAGGAGGCTTCGGCATGA
- the dppC gene encoding dipeptide ABC transporter membrane subunit DppC: MTTVPAAASARRPSSSALRRFLRAPSAWIGLGLMILLVIGAVFAPQIAPQNPFDLAAIDVLDARMTPGSVSSTGDITYLLGTDGQGRDLFSAILYGLRTSLTVGVGSAVLAGIIGILLGLIAAWAGGILDAVIMRLVDLIMSLPSILVALLMLALLGKGIGNVVLTLVLLEWAYYARTARAQALVERKRDYFEAARGLGLPISRILLRHVLPNCLPPLLVIGALQVARAITLEATLSFLGLGAPVTQPSLGLLIANGFQFMLSGEYWISFFPGLTLLAAIVAINLVGDRLREVLDPRALK; the protein is encoded by the coding sequence ATGACCACGGTTCCCGCCGCCGCCTCCGCCCGCCGTCCATCCAGCAGCGCGCTCCGCCGCTTCCTGCGCGCGCCCTCGGCCTGGATCGGGCTCGGCCTGATGATCCTGCTCGTGATCGGCGCCGTCTTCGCGCCGCAGATCGCACCGCAGAACCCGTTCGACCTCGCCGCCATCGACGTGCTCGACGCGCGGATGACGCCCGGCTCCGTGTCGTCGACCGGCGATATCACCTACTTGCTGGGCACCGACGGACAGGGCCGCGACCTGTTCTCGGCGATCCTTTACGGATTGCGCACCAGCCTCACCGTCGGCGTCGGCTCGGCGGTGCTCGCCGGCATCATCGGCATCCTGCTCGGGCTGATCGCGGCCTGGGCGGGCGGCATCCTCGACGCCGTGATCATGCGGCTCGTCGACCTCATCATGTCGCTGCCCTCGATCCTGGTCGCGCTCCTGATGCTGGCGCTGCTCGGCAAGGGCATCGGCAATGTCGTGCTGACGCTGGTGCTTCTGGAATGGGCCTATTACGCCCGCACCGCCCGCGCCCAGGCGCTGGTCGAGCGCAAGCGCGACTATTTCGAAGCGGCGCGGGGGCTGGGCCTGCCGATCTCGCGCATCCTGCTGCGCCACGTCCTGCCGAACTGCCTGCCGCCGCTGCTGGTCATCGGTGCGTTGCAGGTCGCGCGCGCCATCACGCTGGAAGCGACGCTCTCCTTCCTCGGATTGGGCGCCCCGGTAACACAGCCCTCGCTCGGCCTGCTGATCGCCAACGGCTTCCAGTTCATGCTCTCCGGCGAATACTGGATCAGCTTCTTCCCGGGCTTGACGCTGCTCGCGGCCATCGTCGCGATCAACCTCGTCGGCGACCGCCTGCGCGAGGTGCTCGATCCGAGGGCGCTGAAATGA